Proteins from one Methanococcus maripaludis C5 genomic window:
- a CDS encoding GNAT family N-acetyltransferase yields MLQLKVDSEIVLKEIELSDAEEIFKLIDSDRENLRTWLSFVDSTKEIADTKDFIHSIRFLPEDIRDLVTVIIYKNQKIGLIGFKLTDFENKKTEIGYWITKEFENKGIVTKSVVKMIDYAFDTLKLNRIQIKCGIGNEKSSKIPKKLNFKFEGIERSAELLNGKFIDAEVYSILKDEWKF; encoded by the coding sequence ATGTTGCAACTTAAAGTGGATTCAGAAATTGTTTTAAAAGAAATAGAATTGTCAGATGCAGAAGAAATTTTTAAATTAATTGATTCTGATCGAGAAAATCTTAGAACATGGCTTTCATTTGTAGATTCTACGAAAGAAATAGCCGATACAAAAGATTTTATACACTCGATACGGTTTCTTCCAGAAGATATTCGAGACCTTGTTACGGTTATTATTTACAAAAACCAAAAAATAGGGTTGATTGGATTTAAGCTGACAGATTTTGAAAATAAAAAAACGGAAATTGGATACTGGATTACAAAAGAATTTGAAAATAAAGGAATTGTGACTAAATCAGTAGTAAAAATGATAGATTATGCATTTGATACCTTAAAATTAAACCGAATACAGATAAAATGTGGAATTGGAAATGAAAAAAGTTCAAAAATTCCAAAAAAGCTAAATTTTAAATTTGAAGGAATTGAAAGAAGTGCAGAACTCTTAAATGGAAAATTTATCGATGCAGAAGTCTACAGTATTTTAAAAGATGAATGGAAATTTTAA